The Siniperca chuatsi isolate FFG_IHB_CAS linkage group LG2, ASM2008510v1, whole genome shotgun sequence genome window below encodes:
- the sumf1 gene encoding formylglycine-generating enzyme isoform X1: MLRCVVLFFVFGCVNKVLCLQDSCGAQSEPAAPQGAAGCGCENLKRAATAEPVEDRTASAEPADKYSRGANERPPEAQGDEKNTQSQMVLIAGGEFLMGTDDPGIPADGEGPQRLVHVDSFYMDIQEVTNQQFQSFVNATAYITEAEKFGDSFVFEGILSESVKNQITQAVAAAPWWLPVKGANWRHPYGPDSNITDSLDHPVLHVSWADAVAYCSWANKRLPTEAEWEYACRGGLKDRLYPWGNKLNPKGQHYANLWQGDFPNHNSGEDGYIKTSPVMSFPANGFGLYDMAGNAWEWTSDWWTVHHTTDQQHNPTGPASGTDKVKKGGSYMCHKSYCYRYRCAARSQNTPDSSASNLGFRCVSQEQR, translated from the exons ATGTTgcgctgtgttgtgttgttttttgtctttggttGTGTGAACAAAGTGTTGTGTCTTCAGGATTCATGCGGGGCTCAGTCAGAACCGGCCGCCCCGCAGGGAGCCGCGGGCTGCGGCTGTGAGAACCTGAAGAGAGCCGCTACTGCGGAGCCTGTGGAGGACAGGACTGCTTCTGCAGAGCCAGCTGACAAATACTCAAGAGGCGCCAATGAGAGGCCGCCTGAGGCTCAGGGAGATGAGAAGAACACACAAAGTCAG ATGGTGCTGATTGCTGGAGGAGAGTTCCTGATGGGAACAGACGACCCAGGCATCCCTGCAGATGGCGAGGGCCCTCAGAGGCTGGTGCATGTGGACTCCTTTTACATGGACATCCAGGAAGTCACGAACCAACAGTTCCAGAGCTTTGTCAATGCCACAGCATACATTACTGAG GCAGAGAAATTTGGAGACTCATTTGTATTCGAGGGAATTTTGAGCGAGAGTGTCAAAAACCAAATCACCCAAGCA GTGGCtgctgccccctggtggctTCCAGTCAAAGGAGCCAACTGGAGGCACCCTTATGGTCCAGACTCCAACATCACAGACAG cctGGACCATCCTGTTCTACATGTGTCTTGGGCGGATGCTGTCGCCTACTGCTCATGGGCCAACAAGAGACTTCCTACAGAGGCAGAATGGGAGTATGCCTGCAGGGGCGGCCTTAAAGACAG ACTTTACCCCTGGGGAAACAAGTTGAACCCGAAAGGACAACACTACGCCAACCTCTGGCAGGGGGATTTCCCCAACCATAACTCTGGAGAGGATGGATACATCAAAACTTCACCG GTGATGTCctttcctgccaatggttttgGTCTGTATGACATGGCGGGGAATGCATGGGAATGGACCTCAGACTGGTGGACTGTGCATCACACCACAGACCAGCAACACAACCCA acaggtCCTGCATCAGGCACAGACAAGGTGAAGAAGGGAGGGTCATACATGTGCCACAAG TCTTACTGTTACAGATACCGATGTGCAGCCCGAAGCCAGAACACTCCAGACAGCTCAGCCTCTAATCTTGGTTTTCGCTGTGTCTCTCAGGAGCAACGGTGA
- the LOC122869256 gene encoding leucine-rich repeat neuronal protein 1-like yields MALSSQRWPPLLWLRMGLLLSFLPPIHGKECPRLCVCEVRPWFTPQSTYKEATTVDCNDLRLTHIPTNLSTDTQVLLLQSNAISHTSGELEMLFNLTELDLSQNNFSTVEAVGLTSMNHLTTLHLEENQISQLPDHCLGNLSNLQELYINHNQISSISPRAFAGLHSLLRLHLNSNRLHVIDSHWFEETPNLEILMIGENPVIGLLDMNFKPLGSLRSLVLAGMDLTDAPANAFVGLDNLESISFYDNKLVRIPQLALQKVPNLKFLDLNKNPVKKIQEGDFRNMLRLKELGINNMMELVSIDRYSLDNLPELTKLEATNNPKLSYVHRLAFRDMPSLESLMLNNNALTALYQHTVEVLPNLREISLHSNPLRCDCVIQWMSSNRTAVRFMEPLAMLCTSPPELRGQRVRELRLLESPEQCLPLISHNTFPSHLNLELGMSVTLDCRAMAEPEPEIYWVTPLGTKITIDTVSERYHLSSEGTLRLSHVQVEDSGRYTCVAQNTEGADTRVATIRVNGTLLDSAQVMKIYVKQTESHSILVSWKVNSNVMSSNLKWASATMKIDNPHITYTARVPVDVHEYNLTHLQPATEYEVCLTVSNVHLQTHKSCVNVTTRSATFALDLSEQHPSAAVLAVMATMLAFLSLATVGVYMARRWKRKNYHHSLKKYMLKTSSIPLNELYPPLINLWEADGEKDKDGGTEGKPSPVDTTRSYYMW; encoded by the coding sequence ATGGCGCTCAGCTCGCAGCGTTGGCCTCCTCTACTCTGGCTGCGCATGGGATTGCTTCTTTCCTTTCTGCCGCCCATACATGGCAAAGAATGTCCacgtttgtgtgtatgtgaggtcCGCCCTTGGTTCACCCCCCAGTCAACCTACAAGGAGGCAACCACAGTGGACTGCAATGACTTGAGGCTCACGCACATCCCTACCAATCTGTCCACAGATACTCAGGTTTTACTGCTCCAAAGTAACGCCATCTCTCATACCAGTGGAGAGCTGGAGATGCTGTTCAACTTGACAGAGTTGGACCTATCCCAGAACAACTTCAGCACTGTGGAAGCTGTGGGCCTCACAAGCATGAACCACCTGACTACCCTGCATCTAGAGGAGAACCAGATCAGCCAGCTGCCAGACCATTGCCTGGGAAACCTCTCAAATCTCCAGGAGCTCTACATCAACCACAACCAGATAAGCTCCATCTCCCCTCGGGCATTTGCAGGTCTGCACAGCCTGCTGCGCCTTCATCTTAACTCCAACAGGCTCCATGTCATAGACAGCCACTGGTTTGAAGAAACACCTAACCTTGAGATCCTCATGATAGGGGAGAACCCAGTTATCGGCCTCCTAGACATGAACTTTAAGCCTCTTGGAAGTCTGAGGAGTCTGGTTCTGGCTGGCATGGACCTTACCGATGCTCCAGCGAATGCATTTGTAGGTTTGGATAATCTTGAAAGCATTTCTTTTTATGACAACAAACTGGTCAGAATCCCTCAACTGGCCCTTCAAAAAGTTCCCAATCTGAAATTCTTGGATTTAAACAAAAATCCAGTTAAAAAAATCCAGGAAGGAGATTTCAGGAACATGTTACGTCTGAAGGAGCTGGGTATCAACAACATGATGGAGTTAGTGTCAATTGATCGCTATTCTCTGGACAACCTACCAGAACTGACAAAGCTGGAGGCCACCAACAACCCTAAGCTGTCTTATGTGCATAGGTTGGCCTTTAGGGACATGCCCTCATTGGAGAGCTTGATGCTCAACAATAATGCCCTCACTGCCCTTTACCAGCACACTGTGGAGGTGTTGCCTAATCTGCGTGAGATCAGTCTGCATAGCAACCCACTGCGCTGTGACTGTGTCATTCAGTGGATGAGTTCCAACAGGACTGCAGTGCGCTTCATGGAGCCCCTGGCCATGCTGTGTACCTCCCCACCAGAACTCAGAGGCCAGCGGGTTCGAGAGCTAAGGCTGCTGGAGTCCCCGGAGCAATGCCTCCCCCTCATATCACACAACACCTTCCCCAGCCACTTGAACCTCGAGCTGGGCATGAGTGTCACTCTCGACTGCAGGGCCATGGCTGAGCCAGAGCCTGAGATCTACTGGGTGACTCCTCTTGGGACCAAAATCACAATAGACACTGTGTCAGAGCGGTACCACTTGAGCAGTGAGGGGACCCTGCGGCTGTCTCATGTTCAGGTGGAGGATTCTGGTCGGTACACCTGTGTGGCCCAGAATACAGAAGGAGCTGACACACGGGTCGCCACCATCCGTGTAAATGGCACCCTGCTGGACAGCGCCCAGGTGATGAAAATCTATGTCAAGCAGACTGAGTCACACTCCATCCTGGTCTCCTGGAAAGTCAATTCTAATGTCATGTCCTCCAACCTGAAGTGGGCCTCAGCCACCATGAAGATTGACAACCCGCACATCACCTACACAGCTCGTGTCCCTGTAGATGTTCATGAGTACAACCTCACACACCTTCAACCTGCTACTGAGTATGAGGTATGCCTCACGGTGTCCAATGTCCACCTGCAGACGCACAAGTCTTGTGTTAATGTGACAACACGTAGTGCTACCTTTGCACTGGACCTGTCAGAGCAGCACCCGAGTGCGGCTGTGCTGGCTGTCATGGCGACCATGCTGGCCTTCCTCAGTCTGGCCACTGTGGGCGTCTACATGGCCCGCAGGTGGAAGAGGAAAAACTACCACCACTCTCTGAAGAAATACATGCTGAAGACTTCCTCCATCCCCCTGAACGAGCTTTACCCTCCACTCATCAACCTGTGGGAGGCTGATGGTGAGAAGGACAAAGATGGCGGCACAGAGGGAAAACCCTCTCCTGTTGACACCACACGTAGTTATTACATGTGGTGA
- the sumf1 gene encoding formylglycine-generating enzyme isoform X2: MLRCVVLFFVFGCVNKVLCLQDSCGAQSEPAAPQGAAGCGCENLKRAATAEPVEDRTASAEPADKYSRGANERPPEAQGDEKNTQSQMVLIAGGEFLMGTDDPGIPADGEGPQRLVHVDSFYMDIQEVTNQQFQSFVNATAYITEAEKFGDSFVFEGILSESVKNQITQAVAAAPWWLPVKGANWRHPYGPDSNITDSLDHPVLHVSWADAVAYCSWANKRLPTEAEWEYACRGGLKDRLYPWGNKLNPKGQHYANLWQGDFPNHNSGEDGYIKTSPVMSFPANGFGLYDMAGNAWEWTSDWWTVHHTTDQQHNPTGPASGTDKVKKGGSYMCHKIPMCSPKPEHSRQLSL, encoded by the exons ATGTTgcgctgtgttgtgttgttttttgtctttggttGTGTGAACAAAGTGTTGTGTCTTCAGGATTCATGCGGGGCTCAGTCAGAACCGGCCGCCCCGCAGGGAGCCGCGGGCTGCGGCTGTGAGAACCTGAAGAGAGCCGCTACTGCGGAGCCTGTGGAGGACAGGACTGCTTCTGCAGAGCCAGCTGACAAATACTCAAGAGGCGCCAATGAGAGGCCGCCTGAGGCTCAGGGAGATGAGAAGAACACACAAAGTCAG ATGGTGCTGATTGCTGGAGGAGAGTTCCTGATGGGAACAGACGACCCAGGCATCCCTGCAGATGGCGAGGGCCCTCAGAGGCTGGTGCATGTGGACTCCTTTTACATGGACATCCAGGAAGTCACGAACCAACAGTTCCAGAGCTTTGTCAATGCCACAGCATACATTACTGAG GCAGAGAAATTTGGAGACTCATTTGTATTCGAGGGAATTTTGAGCGAGAGTGTCAAAAACCAAATCACCCAAGCA GTGGCtgctgccccctggtggctTCCAGTCAAAGGAGCCAACTGGAGGCACCCTTATGGTCCAGACTCCAACATCACAGACAG cctGGACCATCCTGTTCTACATGTGTCTTGGGCGGATGCTGTCGCCTACTGCTCATGGGCCAACAAGAGACTTCCTACAGAGGCAGAATGGGAGTATGCCTGCAGGGGCGGCCTTAAAGACAG ACTTTACCCCTGGGGAAACAAGTTGAACCCGAAAGGACAACACTACGCCAACCTCTGGCAGGGGGATTTCCCCAACCATAACTCTGGAGAGGATGGATACATCAAAACTTCACCG GTGATGTCctttcctgccaatggttttgGTCTGTATGACATGGCGGGGAATGCATGGGAATGGACCTCAGACTGGTGGACTGTGCATCACACCACAGACCAGCAACACAACCCA acaggtCCTGCATCAGGCACAGACAAGGTGAAGAAGGGAGGGTCATACATGTGCCACAAG ATACCGATGTGCAGCCCGAAGCCAGAACACTCCAGACAGCTCAGCCTCTAA